From the uncultured Methanobrevibacter sp. genome, the window GTTATTTTTTCGGTTCCAGTTCCAACTTCTACTTTTTCCAAATCTTCAATAGCTTCTTTTATACTGATTTTTACATATTCAATAATTTCGGCTCTTTTTGCAATGCCTATCGGATTGTATCCCCTTGAGAGGGTGTTGACTGTATGGGTATCGGTTGTCATGACTTCGATTTCATCGATGTCCATATCACTGACAGCATCGATTATCTCCTGCCTGAATCCGATTTCCATATTGTTGGAGTCAAACAGAACATAAGCTGTTCTCTGGCCTGCAACCTCAACAATCATTGTCTTAATTCCGCTTTCTCCGATTCCTTCATTCTTGTCAAGGTCATCCATGTTGTTTTCAAAGCATCCTACTTTTATATCGAATTTTTCCTGATTTGGATCTATTTTGTCAATAACGTCTATCAATTGGAAAACTTCAGGATTTCCCGGAAGAACCTCCCCGCTTTCAGCGGTAAATGAGTTGTGACAATCCACAATGATGGAGTCTTTAACTTTACAGTGGCTTCTGCTTTGTGCCATCATTGTAAGGCCCACTCCGAATTCTATATCGTCAACCGCTTCGGGAGCAAATGTGGAAAGTATTACCATACCCTCATTGAAGAACTGCACTCCGATATTTGCCTTTTCGCTGACGTATCTTATGAATCTGCTCGCATTTTGGGAATATTTCACTTTGTTCAATCCTCTTTTCACTGATTCCTCAACCTTGTCTATTTCAGAAACTGCAATCGGATTGAAGTCATGTGTTGATGGACCATGTGCCACCATGGTAAAATGGTCGAACCTGTTTGCAAGGATTGTTGGCATGTTTGAACCTCCCAAATCACCTAAAGGTCCCGGGTGGACGGATGGGGATATGAAAAGTGCCTTTATACCGTTTTCTGTTTTGAAGCTGACAAATGTGACGATTGTATCGATTGCCTCGCTCATGTTTTCAAAGAGGCCCTCAAGTGAATTGGATCCCTCATTCATATGTGCGATGAATAGGCTTAGCAAATCCAGAACACCAATTCCCAAATTCTTCTTGAATGGGGAGGCGATTACTGTAATGAATGCATAGATTGCCAAAACAAAGATTATTGAAGCAATGAATGCCTTCAATATTACCTGTATGAGTATAGGACCTATAAAACTTGTATCAATAAACAGGAATGAAATCAGGACATACATTGTCAGGATGAGGATAGGCTGGATGAATCCTGTAATGGCAGCTACTGTAAACCTCACCTTTGATGTTGCCCAGAAAACAAGGGTATTGAATCCATAGATTATTACACAACCGAAGAGTGCGGATTCAATGAAAATGTCAATATTGAGTATTCTTGATATTATGCATCCCAAAATGATAAATCCTCCCAGGATGAACATGGAAAGTCCTGATAGAAACATT encodes:
- a CDS encoding DUF2070 family protein; translated protein: MSSMSSVAGLSKYIKTLPKTKFSILGILVISFLIGSVFYLIDLTPNQNPLLDFIYGGLFGLMVLGVSSIMSGALNQQVIKSLHGINLKIKHSMFLSGLSMFILGGFIILGCIISRILNIDIFIESALFGCVIIYGFNTLVFWATSKVRFTVAAITGFIQPILILTMYVLISFLFIDTSFIGPILIQVILKAFIASIIFVLAIYAFITVIASPFKKNLGIGVLDLLSLFIAHMNEGSNSLEGLFENMSEAIDTIVTFVSFKTENGIKALFISPSVHPGPLGDLGGSNMPTILANRFDHFTMVAHGPSTHDFNPIAVSEIDKVEESVKRGLNKVKYSQNASRFIRYVSEKANIGVQFFNEGMVILSTFAPEAVDDIEFGVGLTMMAQSRSHCKVKDSIIVDCHNSFTAESGEVLPGNPEVFQLIDVIDKIDPNQEKFDIKVGCFENNMDDLDKNEGIGESGIKTMIVEVAGQRTAYVLFDSNNMEIGFRQEIIDAVSDMDIDEIEVMTTDTHTVNTLSRGYNPIGIAKRAEIIEYVKISIKEAIEDLEKVEVGTGTEKITNLNTFGPKNSTELISTISSVVAVSKIIAPVLLITALLIVLIWIFFGGL